Proteins encoded in a region of the Quercus lobata isolate SW786 chromosome 8, ValleyOak3.0 Primary Assembly, whole genome shotgun sequence genome:
- the LOC115956472 gene encoding transcription factor ORG2-like, giving the protein MAKRLYHNASERDRRKKINTLYSTLRSLLPKADQAEKLSVPDTVSCMLKYIPELEQQVEVLIQKKEELISRISTQGEQIHQENQRTIVGRSSLSAVSANWLNDNEVMIQISIYKVHKSPLADILLNLEKDGFLVLNASSFECFGGRIFHNLHLQTERSYALEREREVVLSEKLLSFYEKEEGFKQENHGPIYFNATSCIVPRMQSDHYIGESTYVCASL; this is encoded by the exons ATGGCTAAAAGGCTTTACCACAACGCTAGCGAGCGTGATCGTCGCAAGAAGATCAATACTTTATACTCTACTCTTCGTTCACTACTTCCCAAGGCTGATCAAGCG gAAAAATTAAGCGTTCCAGATACAGTTTCGTGCATGCTTAAATACATACCAGAACTAGAACAGCAAGTTGAGGTACTAATTCAAAAGAAGGAAGAGCTCATATCAAGGATTTCTACGCAAGGTGAACAAATTCATCAAGAAAATCAGAGAACAATTGTAGGTCGGAGCTCTTTATCTGCTGTTTCGGCAAACTGGCTTAATGATAACGAGGTTATGATTCAAATATCCATATATAAGGTTCATAAAAGTCCATTAGCAGATATCTTGCTTAATTTGGAGAAGGATGGGTTTCTAGTGTTAAATGCTTCTTCGTTTGAGTGCTTTGGAGGAAGGATTTTTCATAATTTACACCTCCAG ACAGAAAGGAGTTATGCTTTGGAGCGTGAGCGTGAGGTGGTTTTGAGTGAGAAGCTCTTATCATTTTATGAGAAGGAGGAAGGATTCAAGCAAGAAAATCATGGCCCTATATATTTCAACGCGACAAGTTGTATTGTTCCACGTATGCAAAGTGACCATTATATAGGCGAAAGCACTTACGTGTGCGCATCGTtgtaa
- the LOC115956471 gene encoding uncharacterized protein LOC115956471, translating to MANIIECQKIQQLLDWYEVASGQLVNKTKTTLFFSRNTPKEVQRDIQVLLGVPAIKHYEKYLGLPSFVGRQKKACFNQIKERIWDKMQGWKEKLLSQTGKEVMIKAVIQSIPTYSMSVFRLPLGLIKDIEAMISKFWWGNQDNKRRMQWVKWGTFCSPKSLGGMGFRDLRQFNDALLGKQVWRLFHEKVKNLFIPGTKVWNKELIEQTFLPWEAESIQSIPVSHFPMEDLLIWLLTNDGNYSVKSAYQLLSSEIRSALPSSSETEICKHFWNGIWKLQDSPSRTSIQRLRPNWSPPDLGVYKLNFDGAIFEGSARAGLGVVVRDAEGMIIAAMCQNIQLPSSVDLVKALATRRAILFAQELCLAHVMVEGDSLKVITAINNPQNNRTQWGHVVEDIKKASSWFQTCSFDHVYREGNS from the exons ATGGCTAACATAATCGAATgtcaaaaaattcaacaattacTTGATTGGtatgaggttgcttctggccaATTGGTGAACAAGACTAAAACTACTCTCTTCTTTAGCCGTAACACACCAAAGGAGGTCCAACGAGACATTCAGGTCTTGCTAGGGGTGCCGGCTATTAAACattatgaaaaatatcttgGTTTGCCATCTTTTGTGGGGAGACAGAAAAAAGCATGTTTCAATCAGATTAAAGAGCGGATTTGGGATAAAATGCAAGGATGGAAGGAGAAGCTACTTTCTCAAACTGGGAAGGAAGTCATGATCAAGGCGGTGATCCAATCTATTCCCACATACTCAATGAGTGTGTTTCGACTACCCTTGGGTTTAATTAAAGATATAGAGGCGATGATCAGTAAGTTTTGGTGGGGCAACCAAGATAATAAAAGGAGAATGCAGTGGGTGAAGTGGGGTACTTTTTGTTCTCCTAAGTCTTTAGGAGGTATGGGGTTTCGGGATCTCAGACAGTTTAATGATGCACTCCTTGGTAAACAAGTATGGAGACTCTTTCATGAGAAAG TGAAGAATCTATTCATCCCTGGAACTAAAGTTTGGAACAAGGAGCTTATTGAGCAGACTTTCTTACCATGGGAAGCTGAGAGTATTCAAAGCATTCCGGTTAGTCATTTTCCAATGGAGGATTTGCTTATTTGGCTACTCACCAATGATGGGAACTACTCGGTTAAGAGCGCTTACCAGCTGTTATCCTCAGAAATCAGATCTGCTCTGCCTAGCTCATCTGAAACAGAGATTTGTAAGCACTTTTGGAATGGAATATGGAAGTTACAG GACAGCCCATCTCGGACCTCCATTCAGCGCTTGAGGCCAAACTGGTCGCCGCCGGACTTAGGAGTTTATAAGCTTAATTTCGACGGCGCCATCTTTGAAGGTTCAGCGAGAGCGGGGTTGGGGGTGGTAGTGAGGGATGCTGAAGGTATGATCATAGCTGCAATGTGCCAGAACATCCAACTTCCTAGCTCAGTAGACTTGGTCAAAGCCTTAGCCACTCGGAGAGCTATCCTATTTGCCCAGGAGCTTTGTCTTGCTCACGTGATGGTGGAGGGTGATTCACTGAAGGTCATTACAGCTATTAATAACCCACAAAATAATAGGACACAGTGGGGTCATGTTGTTGAAGATATTAAAAAAGCCAGCTCTTGGTTCCAAACTTGTAGCTTCGATCATGTCTACAGGGAAGGCAATAGTTGA